One genomic window of Trichomycterus rosablanca isolate fTriRos1 chromosome 1, fTriRos1.hap1, whole genome shotgun sequence includes the following:
- the xpot gene encoding exportin-T isoform X2: MACESAFRAIMDEQALMGLNPNADACYRQRALAYFEQLKESQDGWEVCAEALAKGLYSDDHVKFFCFQVLEHQIKYRHGSLTGAQQQLIRETLMKWLQLQLMSAQPEKPFIKNKAAQVFALTFVREYLTLWPKFFFDVLSLVGLNPHGLDVYLRTLMAIDAEVVDRDIMHSPEETRRNTLIKDNMRETCIPALVESWYQILQTYQRSHSELTCQCLEVVGAYVSWIDLNLIANDRFVNLLLSHMSVEELREEACDCLFEIVNKGMDPVDKTKLVESLSQVLQSAGFFNVEQEEDVDFLAKFSRLVNGMGQALVLSWTKLTKMGDMKVSAETLQALEAKIPIMLQLLIHEDDDISANIVGFCYEYLHVLKQLPVLTDQQKSNTEAIMLAVIKKLTYDDEYNFENEGEDEAMFVEYRKQLKMLLDRLAQVSPELLLESVHRVFTSTMQNWQTARFMEVEVAIRLFYMLGEALPASHGAHFSGDATKATTLQDMMRTLISCRVSEYQHTSVTLEFFETVVRYDKFFIVEPQHIPNVLMAFLDHRGLRHSSPKVRSRVAYLFSRFIKTLHKHMNAYIEDILSRIQDLLALTPPENGFPALLSSDDQLFMFETAGVLIVHGESPADRKQVLMRSLLTPLMEAFRLLLAKLTQESDEDRQTALADCLSHAVGFASRTSKAFSNKQTVKLCGCSEVYLDCLQTFLPALSCPVQRGALRSAVRSFLHRMIICLEEEVLPFIPSASEHMLKDCEPKDLQEFIPLISQITAKFKSQVSPFLQQVFMPLVIAIFEVLAQPAEENDQTAALEKQMLRRSYFTFIQTIASSGMNEVMANQGAENIERVLFTIIQGAVDFPDPVAQKTCFIILSKLVELWGGKDGLVGFPDFIYKHIVPACFMAPLKPTFDLLDAQTILTLTECTLTLKMIHLKRGLEFIQFLQQEYLPSLQVSPEITQELCQVLQQADSKVLKNYMKAFFQRAKL, from the exons ATGGCCTGCGAGTCGGCTTTCCGCGCCATCATGGACGAGCAGGCCCTCATGGGACTGAACCCCAATGCTGATGCCTGCTACAGGCAGAGA GCGCTGGCATATTTTGAACAACTGAAGGAATCGCAAGATGGCTGGGAGGTGTGTGCTGAAGCATTGGCTAAAGGCCTTTACAG TGATGACCATGTAaagtttttctgttttcaagttTTGGAGCATCAGATCAAATACAG GCATGGGAGTCTCACTGGGGCCCAGCAGCAGCTGATTAGGGAGACTCTGATGAAATGGCTACAGTTACAG TTGATGAGTGCACAGCCAGAAAAGCCGTTCATCAAGAACAAGGCAGCGCAAGTGTTTGCTCTGACTTTTGTCAGGGAGTACCTGACACTGTGGCCCAAGTTCTTCTTTGATGTGCTCTCTTTGGTGGGCCTCAACCCACACGGCCTGGACGTCTATCTGCGCACTCTCATGGCCATTGACGCCGAGGTGGTTGACAGGGACATCATGCACTCGCCTGAG GAGACGAGAAGGAACACACTGATTAAGGACAACATGCGAGAGACATGCATCCCGGCCCTGGTGGAGTCGTGGTACCAGATCCTCCAGACCTATCAGCGCAGCCACAGTGAGCTTACCTGCCAGTGTCTGGAAGTGGTTGGTGCATATGTCTCCTGGATTGACCTAAACCTCATCGCCAATGACAG GTTTGTAAATCTGTTGTTGAGTCATATGTCGGTGGAGGAGCTAAGAGAGGAAGCGTGCGACTGTTTGTTTGAAATCGTCAATAAGGGCATGGACCCGGTGGACAAAACCAAACTGGTTGAATCTCTTTCCCAAGTGCTGCAGAGTGCTGGCTTTTTCAATGTGGAGCAG gaggAGGACGTAGACTTCCTAGCCAAGTTTTCCCGCCTGGTAAATGGAATGGGTCAGGCCCTGGTGTTGAGCTGGACCAAACTCACTAAAATGGGAGATATGAAGGTTTCAGCAGAAACGTTGCAGGCTCTAGAGGCCAAAATCCCAATTATGTTACAGCTGCTAATCCATGAGGATGATGACATTTCAGCCAATATAGTGGGCTTCTGTTATGAATACCTGCATGTTCTTAAACAG CTTCCTGTTCTTACTGATCAGCAGAAAAGTAATACTGAG GCAATCATGCTGgctgtaataaaaaaactgacGTATGATGACGAGTACAACTTTGAAAATGAA GGTGAGGATGAGGCAATGTTTGTTGAGTACCGCAAGCAGCTGAAGATGCTGCTGGACCGCCTGGCACAAGTCTCTCCCGAGTTGTTACTGGAATCTGTGCATAGAGTATTCACCAGCACCATGCA aaactggCAAACAGCCCGTTTTATGGAGGTGGAGGTGGCAATCCGGCTCTTCTACATGTTGGGAGAAGCCCTGCCTGCATCACATGGTGCTCATTTTAGTGGCGATGCCACCAAGGCCACCACTCTGCAAGATATGATGAGGACG cTCATCTCTTGTAGAGTAAGCGAGTACCAGCACACATCTGTCACACTGGAGTTCTTTGAGACAGTTGTTCGCTACGACAAGTTCTTTATCGTGGAGCCACAGCACATTCCAAATGTCCTG ATGGCATTCCTGGATCATCGGGGTCTGAGGCACAGCAGTCCAAAAGTGCGCAGTAGAGTGGCTTACCTTTTCTCCAGGTTTATCAAAACATTACA TAAACACATGAACGCCTACATCGAAGACATCTTAAGCCGAATACAGGACCTGCTGGCTTTAACTCCCCCt GAGAACGGTTTTCCTGCTTTACTGAGCAGCGATGACCAGCTGTTCATGTTTGAAACTGCTGGTGTGCTGATTGTACACGGTGAAAGTCCAGCTGACAGGAAGCAGGTGCTTATGCGCAGTCTGCTCACACCGCTTATGGAGGCGTTTCGTCTGCTGCTCGCCAAGCTTACGCAGGAGAGTGATGAAGATAGACAGACTGCACTTGCCGATTGCCTCAGTCATGCCGTGGGCTTTGCCAG CCGCACCAGCAAAGCTTTTAGTAACAAGCAGACAGTGAAGCTTTGTGGCTGCTCTGAGGTGTATCTGGACTGCCTACAGACTTTCCTGCCTGCCCTAAGCTGCCCTGTCCAGCGTGGAGCCCTGCGCAGTGCCGTGCGCTCCTTCCTCCACCGCATGATCATCTGCCTAGAGGAAGAGGTGCTGCCCTTCATCCCCAGTGCTAGCGAGCACATGCTAAAAGACTGTGAGCCAAAGGACCTGCAGGAGTTCATTCCGCTCATCAGCCAAATCACAGCCAAGTTCAAG agtCAGGTGTCTCCGTTTCTGCAACAGGTCTTCATGCCCTTGGTCATAGCCATTTTTGAGGTTTTAGCTCAGCCAGCGGAGGAGAATGACCAAACTGCAGCACTGGAGAAGCAGATGCTGAGGAGAAGCTACTTCACCTTTATACAGACCATCGCCAGCAGTGGCATGAATGAAGTCATGGCCAATCAAG GTGCTGAAAACATCGAGCGTGTACTGTTTACGATCATTCAGGGCGCCGTGGACTTCCCTGACCCTGTGGCTCAGAAGACCTGTTTCATAATCCTCTCTAAGCTAGTGGAGCTTTGGG GTGGTAAAGACGGCTTGGTTGGGTTTCCAGACTTTATCTACAAACACATCGTCCCAGCATGCTTCATGGCTCCTCTTAAACCCACATTTGACCTATTAGATGCACAAACGATCCTG ACATTGACCGAGTGTACGCTGACTCTGAAAATGATTCATCTCAAGAGG GGGCTGGAGTTCATTCAATTCCTGCAGCAGGAGTACTTACCCTCTCTGCAGGTCTCACCTGAGATCACACAG GAATTATGTCAAGTGCTTCAGCAGGCTGACTCCAAGGTCTTGAAAAACTACATGAAG GCATTTTTTCAGCGAGCAAAACTGTAA
- the xpot gene encoding exportin-T isoform X1 yields MACESAFRAIMDEQALMGLNPNADACYRQRALAYFEQLKESQDGWEVCAEALAKGLYSDDHVKFFCFQVLEHQIKYRHGSLTGAQQQLIRETLMKWLQLQLMSAQPEKPFIKNKAAQVFALTFVREYLTLWPKFFFDVLSLVGLNPHGLDVYLRTLMAIDAEVVDRDIMHSPETLGENTLSILQETRRNTLIKDNMRETCIPALVESWYQILQTYQRSHSELTCQCLEVVGAYVSWIDLNLIANDRFVNLLLSHMSVEELREEACDCLFEIVNKGMDPVDKTKLVESLSQVLQSAGFFNVEQEEDVDFLAKFSRLVNGMGQALVLSWTKLTKMGDMKVSAETLQALEAKIPIMLQLLIHEDDDISANIVGFCYEYLHVLKQLPVLTDQQKSNTEAIMLAVIKKLTYDDEYNFENEGEDEAMFVEYRKQLKMLLDRLAQVSPELLLESVHRVFTSTMQNWQTARFMEVEVAIRLFYMLGEALPASHGAHFSGDATKATTLQDMMRTLISCRVSEYQHTSVTLEFFETVVRYDKFFIVEPQHIPNVLMAFLDHRGLRHSSPKVRSRVAYLFSRFIKTLHKHMNAYIEDILSRIQDLLALTPPENGFPALLSSDDQLFMFETAGVLIVHGESPADRKQVLMRSLLTPLMEAFRLLLAKLTQESDEDRQTALADCLSHAVGFASRTSKAFSNKQTVKLCGCSEVYLDCLQTFLPALSCPVQRGALRSAVRSFLHRMIICLEEEVLPFIPSASEHMLKDCEPKDLQEFIPLISQITAKFKSQVSPFLQQVFMPLVIAIFEVLAQPAEENDQTAALEKQMLRRSYFTFIQTIASSGMNEVMANQGAENIERVLFTIIQGAVDFPDPVAQKTCFIILSKLVELWGGKDGLVGFPDFIYKHIVPACFMAPLKPTFDLLDAQTILTLTECTLTLKMIHLKRGLEFIQFLQQEYLPSLQVSPEITQELCQVLQQADSKVLKNYMKAFFQRAKL; encoded by the exons ATGGCCTGCGAGTCGGCTTTCCGCGCCATCATGGACGAGCAGGCCCTCATGGGACTGAACCCCAATGCTGATGCCTGCTACAGGCAGAGA GCGCTGGCATATTTTGAACAACTGAAGGAATCGCAAGATGGCTGGGAGGTGTGTGCTGAAGCATTGGCTAAAGGCCTTTACAG TGATGACCATGTAaagtttttctgttttcaagttTTGGAGCATCAGATCAAATACAG GCATGGGAGTCTCACTGGGGCCCAGCAGCAGCTGATTAGGGAGACTCTGATGAAATGGCTACAGTTACAG TTGATGAGTGCACAGCCAGAAAAGCCGTTCATCAAGAACAAGGCAGCGCAAGTGTTTGCTCTGACTTTTGTCAGGGAGTACCTGACACTGTGGCCCAAGTTCTTCTTTGATGTGCTCTCTTTGGTGGGCCTCAACCCACACGGCCTGGACGTCTATCTGCGCACTCTCATGGCCATTGACGCCGAGGTGGTTGACAGGGACATCATGCACTCGCCTGAG ACATTGGGTGAAAACACGCTGTCCATTTTACAGGAGACGAGAAGGAACACACTGATTAAGGACAACATGCGAGAGACATGCATCCCGGCCCTGGTGGAGTCGTGGTACCAGATCCTCCAGACCTATCAGCGCAGCCACAGTGAGCTTACCTGCCAGTGTCTGGAAGTGGTTGGTGCATATGTCTCCTGGATTGACCTAAACCTCATCGCCAATGACAG GTTTGTAAATCTGTTGTTGAGTCATATGTCGGTGGAGGAGCTAAGAGAGGAAGCGTGCGACTGTTTGTTTGAAATCGTCAATAAGGGCATGGACCCGGTGGACAAAACCAAACTGGTTGAATCTCTTTCCCAAGTGCTGCAGAGTGCTGGCTTTTTCAATGTGGAGCAG gaggAGGACGTAGACTTCCTAGCCAAGTTTTCCCGCCTGGTAAATGGAATGGGTCAGGCCCTGGTGTTGAGCTGGACCAAACTCACTAAAATGGGAGATATGAAGGTTTCAGCAGAAACGTTGCAGGCTCTAGAGGCCAAAATCCCAATTATGTTACAGCTGCTAATCCATGAGGATGATGACATTTCAGCCAATATAGTGGGCTTCTGTTATGAATACCTGCATGTTCTTAAACAG CTTCCTGTTCTTACTGATCAGCAGAAAAGTAATACTGAG GCAATCATGCTGgctgtaataaaaaaactgacGTATGATGACGAGTACAACTTTGAAAATGAA GGTGAGGATGAGGCAATGTTTGTTGAGTACCGCAAGCAGCTGAAGATGCTGCTGGACCGCCTGGCACAAGTCTCTCCCGAGTTGTTACTGGAATCTGTGCATAGAGTATTCACCAGCACCATGCA aaactggCAAACAGCCCGTTTTATGGAGGTGGAGGTGGCAATCCGGCTCTTCTACATGTTGGGAGAAGCCCTGCCTGCATCACATGGTGCTCATTTTAGTGGCGATGCCACCAAGGCCACCACTCTGCAAGATATGATGAGGACG cTCATCTCTTGTAGAGTAAGCGAGTACCAGCACACATCTGTCACACTGGAGTTCTTTGAGACAGTTGTTCGCTACGACAAGTTCTTTATCGTGGAGCCACAGCACATTCCAAATGTCCTG ATGGCATTCCTGGATCATCGGGGTCTGAGGCACAGCAGTCCAAAAGTGCGCAGTAGAGTGGCTTACCTTTTCTCCAGGTTTATCAAAACATTACA TAAACACATGAACGCCTACATCGAAGACATCTTAAGCCGAATACAGGACCTGCTGGCTTTAACTCCCCCt GAGAACGGTTTTCCTGCTTTACTGAGCAGCGATGACCAGCTGTTCATGTTTGAAACTGCTGGTGTGCTGATTGTACACGGTGAAAGTCCAGCTGACAGGAAGCAGGTGCTTATGCGCAGTCTGCTCACACCGCTTATGGAGGCGTTTCGTCTGCTGCTCGCCAAGCTTACGCAGGAGAGTGATGAAGATAGACAGACTGCACTTGCCGATTGCCTCAGTCATGCCGTGGGCTTTGCCAG CCGCACCAGCAAAGCTTTTAGTAACAAGCAGACAGTGAAGCTTTGTGGCTGCTCTGAGGTGTATCTGGACTGCCTACAGACTTTCCTGCCTGCCCTAAGCTGCCCTGTCCAGCGTGGAGCCCTGCGCAGTGCCGTGCGCTCCTTCCTCCACCGCATGATCATCTGCCTAGAGGAAGAGGTGCTGCCCTTCATCCCCAGTGCTAGCGAGCACATGCTAAAAGACTGTGAGCCAAAGGACCTGCAGGAGTTCATTCCGCTCATCAGCCAAATCACAGCCAAGTTCAAG agtCAGGTGTCTCCGTTTCTGCAACAGGTCTTCATGCCCTTGGTCATAGCCATTTTTGAGGTTTTAGCTCAGCCAGCGGAGGAGAATGACCAAACTGCAGCACTGGAGAAGCAGATGCTGAGGAGAAGCTACTTCACCTTTATACAGACCATCGCCAGCAGTGGCATGAATGAAGTCATGGCCAATCAAG GTGCTGAAAACATCGAGCGTGTACTGTTTACGATCATTCAGGGCGCCGTGGACTTCCCTGACCCTGTGGCTCAGAAGACCTGTTTCATAATCCTCTCTAAGCTAGTGGAGCTTTGGG GTGGTAAAGACGGCTTGGTTGGGTTTCCAGACTTTATCTACAAACACATCGTCCCAGCATGCTTCATGGCTCCTCTTAAACCCACATTTGACCTATTAGATGCACAAACGATCCTG ACATTGACCGAGTGTACGCTGACTCTGAAAATGATTCATCTCAAGAGG GGGCTGGAGTTCATTCAATTCCTGCAGCAGGAGTACTTACCCTCTCTGCAGGTCTCACCTGAGATCACACAG GAATTATGTCAAGTGCTTCAGCAGGCTGACTCCAAGGTCTTGAAAAACTACATGAAG GCATTTTTTCAGCGAGCAAAACTGTAA